One region of Cinclus cinclus chromosome 1, bCinCin1.1, whole genome shotgun sequence genomic DNA includes:
- the FAM110B gene encoding protein FAM110B, protein MPTETLPTGSMVKPVSPAVTFTSAVPLRILNKGPDYFRRQAEPNPKRLSAVERLEADKAKYVKSQEVINAKQEPVKPAVLAKPPVCPAAKRALGSPTLKVFSNNAKTESGVQRENLKLEILKNIINSSEGSSSGSGHKHGPRNWPPHRADSTELNRHSFAESLKVYPTQGRSSPQESSSNVSRRLLDQSAETFLHVSHSSSDIRKVTSAKPLKAIPCSSSAPPLPPKPKIAAIATLKSPEIEAVESGCGVSRRPSLQRSKSDLSDRYFRVDADVERFFNYCGLDPEELENLGMENFARANSDIISLNFRSASMISSDCEQSQDSNSDLRNDDSANDRVPYGISAIERNARIIKWLYSIKQARESQKVSHV, encoded by the coding sequence ATGCCTACAGAAACATTACCGACAGGTAGCATGGTGAAGCCAGTCAGCCCTGCTGTGACTTTCACATCTGCCGTTCCTCTCCGCATCCTGAACAAAGGACCTGACTATTTTCGCAGGCAGGCGGAGCCTAATCCAAAAAGACTGAGTGCAGTGGAGAGGCTTGAAGCCGACAAGGCGAAATATGTCAAGAGCCAGGAGGTCATCAATGCCAAGCAGGAGCCCGTGAAGCCGGCGGTGCTGGCGAAGCCGCCGGTCTGTCCTGCGGCCAAGCGAGCGCTGGGGAGCCCCACCTTGAAAGTCTTCAGCAACAATGCAAAGACTGAGAGTGGAGTCCAGAGAGAAAACCTGAAACTTGAGATTTTGAAGAACATCATCAACAGCTCTGAAGGCTCCAGCTCAGGTTCAGGGCATAAGCATGGTCCCCGAAAttggccaccccacagggccGATTCGACAGAGCTGAACCGACACTCGTTTGCCGAATCCTTGAAGGTTTACCCCACGCAGGGCcggagcagcccgcaggagagcagctccaaTGTCAGCAGAAGGCTCCTAGATCAGTCAGCAGAGACTTTCTTGCATGTCTCTCACAGCTCTTCAGACATTAGGAAAGTAACTAGTGCAAAGCCCTTAAAAGCAATACCCTGCAGTAGTTCAGCCCCACCTCTGCCTCCAAAGCCCAAAATTGCTGCCATTGCCACCCTGAAATCCCCAGAAATTGAGGCAGTCGAGTCTGGATGCGGAGTTAGTAGAAGACCCTCCTTACAGCGATCAAAATCAGACTTAAGCGACAGATACTTTCGCGTTGACGCAGATGTTGAACGATTCTTTAACTACTGCGGACTGGATCCTGAAGAGCTTGAAAACCTTGGGATGGAAAACTTTGCAAGGGCTAACTCTGATATAATATCCCTCAACTTTCGCAGTGCAAGCATGATTAGCTCAGACTGTGAACAGTCTCAGGACAGCAACAGTGACCTTAGAAATGATGACAGTGCCAATGACCGTGTGCCATACGGCATTTCTGCCATTGAAAGGAATGCCAGAATCATCAAGTGGTTATATAGCATCAAGCAAGCTAGAGAGTCACAGAAAGTGTCCCATGTGTGA